The Miscanthus floridulus cultivar M001 chromosome 7, ASM1932011v1, whole genome shotgun sequence genome includes a region encoding these proteins:
- the LOC136463337 gene encoding small ribosomal subunit protein eS27-like: protein MVLQNDIDLLNPPADLEKLKHKKKRLVQSPNSFFMDVKCQGCFSITTVFSHSQTVVVCPGCQTVLCQPTGGKARLTEGCSFRRKGD from the exons ATG GTTCTCCAGAACGACATCGACCTTCTCAACCCGCCGGCAGATCTCGAGAAGCTCAAGCACAAGAAGAAGCGCCTCGTCCAGTCCCCCAACTCCTTCTTCATG GATGTCAAGTGCCAGGGATGCTTCAGCAT AACCACTGTTTTCAGCCACTCCCAGACTGTTGTTGTGTGCCCAGGCTGCCAAACTGTCCTCTGCCAGCCCACAGGAGGAAAGGCGAGGCTCACGGAGGGCTGCTCTTTCCGCCGGAAGGGAGACTAG
- the LOC136463338 gene encoding protein DMP6-like, which produces MASSRVAPVGDAEAPLLAATGDGAQQAAPTTTTTVIGKALNSTADLAKHLPTGAVLAFEVLSPSFTADGDCTAANRALTGCLIGACALCCFVLCFTDSYRDAATGALRYGFVTPSGRLIPIDGGGSGSPPPPRDDRYRLTVRDVMHGLLSFAVFLAVAMVDRNVVACFYPVESASTRQLMAAVPVAAGAAGSFLFAMFPSTRRGIGFPVAAS; this is translated from the coding sequence ATGGCATCATCCCGGGTGGCACCCGTTGGCGACGCAGAGGCGCCACTGCTTGCGGCCACCGGCGACGGCGCGCAGCAGGCGGCacccacgacgacgacgaccgtcATCGGCAAGGCCCTTAACAGCACCGCCGACCTCGCCAAGCACCTCCCAACGGGCGCCGTGCTCGCCTTCGAGGTGCTGTCGCCGTCCTTCACCGCTGACGGCGACTGCACCGCCGCGAACCGCGCGCTCACGGGCTGCCTCATCGGCGCCTGCGCGCTCTGCTGCTTCGTCCTCTGCTTCACCGACAGCTACCGCGACGCCGCCACGGGCGCGCTGCGGTACGGCTTCGTCACGCCCAGCGGCCGCCTGATCCCCATCGACGGAGGCGGCTcaggctcgccgccgccgccgcgggacgACAGGTACAGGCTCACCGTGCGCGACGTCATGCACGGGCTGCTGTCGTTCGCGGTGTTCCTGGCCGTGGCCATGGTGGACCGCAACGTGGTGGCGTGCTTCTACCCCGTGGAGTCCGCGTCCACCAGGCAGCTGATGGCGGCCGTGCCCGTGGCGGCCGGCGCGGCGGGGAGCTTCCTCTTCG